From one Lycium ferocissimum isolate CSIRO_LF1 chromosome 5, AGI_CSIRO_Lferr_CH_V1, whole genome shotgun sequence genomic stretch:
- the LOC132057656 gene encoding uncharacterized protein LOC132057656: protein MDQLPYFSKIPSLQTTPPNPSRFIINRRRFAGILHRRGVPMIRVKPMTRSCSCHDSLKSTSQLFNKRNKRAASLCKTCGGSNMLNTVGLEVAKSINPELSWKAVTKGRRSRKAVARRLNEGVKVVNRSPKRVGDFSGSDSDKQIGEAGCWSSDKVDHVPIKKRRHLLQTSSAHSQNPSIDREDSLSPQSLATPMPSEDFSGIALLADAACINDMDDDLDEAKEAHAMIAYAAPVGSAGSTPHSKEILVLKESRDPGRGDMMHASITEASIVNESAVAPKGFAEFKEPSVVNRPVSPKVDRMHWDLNTLMDTWEQPPKDSSMENAFAKGLNDGAQKEKLKIEISDKKRDFEDYKQSFGECAPPGKSGAISEFASVKAEVCKLESASVNERIFGEEMFSGNPVSHCTKALDSLSAQRETLGELVTGDALADSSIVKSHNASCMLVSNGLTTTAADGLILTEITDSSVKAAGCSKAALSEVPFPAKPGCESASKCIDRSDPIMTSEVSETSILNAMDVESSDSNPTETDFCDHSSKCEDLSASKVSIAEGQSVAIEPVEQHGNILAIDSRMQLEGNGVISKSSGSNNCDQVEKCTTSGKDSSRSCNEGLQIDDPSQFTKSASAFEDSHKSDISQEDSQMINRDHVTRIEAGYDSPFEDGELRGSIMYSWEDYEIEDGENECVDYELDVRDDMDSDAGDFPASEVVEAGSEGSRSIEKRISSTSGYPEVDFVKGRSPRNFMRRQFNRADNSGGKNGLGTGSRSTTQRFSDKIGGKENDFRKGHTSDCMARYEFRGSYIEEIGSKTNRGKLQSHIEGPHRNRPHNLTGSYQRPVRGVTPDKFVGRYRSGYNSRDRGATDGQWNSWNSRNRHPSTYHCSESHNYSRRHNFTGSADKFGGLNSRVHQQSIKFSSEGVRRPLVRRRSSVERDDYYDVHNRMVPARGGYQSRNGGRSFSQRVVRGIRDEGYEPIPGDGDLSSVGVPQYLHRGERTSTPTSGRATHISRPRRRSHSRSRTPSPHPWHTRRERNFSTRRRSRSPDLRSHARTERSFGEDFSSPQQGHCPPERSSSRWIDVRSFGGEQSKNKWSRKDN from the exons GTAGACGTTTTGCTGGAATCCTTCACCGACGTGGGGTTCCAATGATAAGGGTTAAGCCAATG ACTCGCTCGTGTAGTTGCCATGATAGTTTAAAATCAACATCCCAGTTGTTCAATAAGAGAAATAAGCGAGCTGCGTCATTATGCAAGACCTGTGGAGGGAGTAACATGCTTAATACTGTTGGTCTGGAAGTTGCAAAATCTATAAATCCTGAGTTGAGTTGGAAGGCCGTGACAAAGGGAAGGCGCTCTAGGAAGGCAGTTGCTAGACGGTTGAATGAGGGTGTGAAGGTGGTAAATCGGAGTCCCAAGAGGGTTGGAGATTTTTCAGGCTCAGATTCTGACAAG CAGATTGGTGAAGCTGGCTGTTGGTCTTCTGATAAAGTTGATCACGTTCCAATTAAGAAAAGAAGGCATTTGCTTCAAACTTCATCAGCACACTCTCAAAATCCCTCTATTGACCGCGAAGATTCACTATCACCACAATCTCTAGCAACTCCTATGCCTTCAGAAGACTTCTCGGGAATTGCACTTCTAGCTGATGCTGCTTGCATTAATGACATGGATGATGACCTTGATGAAGCCAAGGAGGCACATGCTATGATTGCATATGCAGCACCAGTGGGGTCTGCTGGGTCTACTCCTCATTCTAAGGAGATATTGGTTTTGAAGGAATCGAGAGATCCTGGTAGAGGAGATATGATGCATGCAAGCATCACGGAGGCCTCCATTGTTAATGAATCTGCGGTTGCTCCTAAAGGTTTTGCTGAATTCAAAGAACCTTCAGTTGTAAATAGACCAGTTTCACCAAAGGTAGACAGAATGCATTGGGATCTCAACACCTTAATGGATACATGGGAGCAACCTCCCAAGGATTCTTCTATGGAAAATGCTTTTGCCAAGGGCTTAAATGATGGCGCACAAAAGGAGAAACTCAAAATAGAAATTTCTGATAAAAAGAGGGATTTTGAAGACTATAAACAGAGCTTTGGGGAATGTGCGCCTCCTGGTAAAAGTGGAGCAATTTCTGAGTTTGCCAGTGTAAAAGCAGAAGTATGTAAGCTCGAATCAGCCTCAGTTAATGAAAGAATCTTTGGTGAGGAGATGTTCTCTGGAAACCCTGTTAGCCATTGTACCAAAGCCTTGGACTCTTTATCTGCACAAAGAGAAACATTAGGTGAACTTGTCACTGGAGATGCATTAGCTGATTCTTCTATTGTTAAATCACATAATGcctcatgcatgcttgtctcaAATGGATTAACTACCACTGCTGCTGACGGCCTAATTTTGACAGAGATTACAGATTCTTCTGTAAAGGCTGCAGGATGTAGTAAAGCTGCTTTATCTGAAGTCCCATTCCCAGCAAAGCCTGGCTGTGAGAGTGCCTCTAAATGCATTGACCGTAGTGATCCTATAATGACCAGTGAAGTATCTGAGACTAGTATTTTGAATGCCATGGATGTTGAAAGTTCTGATAGTAATCCTACAGAAACAGATTTCTGCGATCATTCATCTAAGTGTGAAGATTTGTCTGCCTCAAAGGTCTCTATAGCTGAGGGTCAGTCTGTTGCCATTGAACCCGTTGAGCAACATGGCAACATTTTAGCTATTGATTCTCGAATGCAGTTGGAAGGGAATGGAGTAATTTCTAAGTCCAGTGGCAGCAATAATTGTGATCAAGTGGAAAAATGCACGACTTCTGGGAAGGACTCTTCAAGGAGCTGTAATGAGGGATTGCAGATTGACGATCCTAGTCAATTCACAAAGAGTGCTTCGGCTTTTGAAGATAGCCATAAGTCTGATATCTCTCAGGAAGATAGTCAAATGATTAATCGAGACCATGTGACTAGAATTGAGGCTGGCTATGATTCTCCATTTGAGGATGGAGAATTAAGGGGATCAATTATGTACTCTTGGGAGGACTATGAAATTGAGGATGGTGAAAATGAATGTGTTGATTATGAATTAGATGTTAGAGATGACATGGATTCTGATGCCGGTGATTTCCCAGCCTCTGAAGTTGTTGAAGCCGGCTCTGAGGGTTCACGAAGTATAGAAAAGAGAATCTCGTCAACCAGCGGATATCCAGAAGTAGATTTTGTGAAGGGCAGATCTCCAAGAAACTTTATGAGGAGGCAATTCAATAGGGCTGACAATAGTGGTGGAAAGAATGGGTTGGGTACAGGATCTAGATCTACGACTCAAAGGTTCAGTGATAAGATTGGAGGGAAAGAGAATGATTTTAGAAAAGGACATACATCTGATTGCATGGCAAGATATGAATTCAGAGGGTCATACAttgaagaaattggttcaaagACAAATAGAGGGAAGCTGCAGTCACATATTGAAGGACCGCACCGAAACAG GCCGCATAACCTTACTGGTTCTTACCAGAGGCCTGTAAGAGGAGTTACTCCAGATAAATTTGTTGGTAGATATCGATCTGGTTATAATTCACGAGATAGGGGTGCAACGGATGGCCAGTGGAATAGCTGGAATTCAAGAAACCGCCACCCATCTACTTATCATTGCTCTGAGAGTCATAACTACTCAAGGCGCCACAATTTTACAGGTTCTGCTGACAAGTTTGGTGGGTTAAACTCTCGAGTTCATCAGCAATCTATAAAATTTTCCTCAGAAGGTGTGCGCAGGCCACTTGTGAGGAGGAGATCATCTGTTGAGAGGGATGACTATTATGATGTCCATAATAGGATGGTACCAGCGAGAGGAGGCTATCAGAGCCGCAATGGTGGTAGAAGTTTCTCACAGAGGGTTGTAAGAGGAATCAGGGATGAAGGGTATGAGCCTATACCTGGTGATGGTGATTTATCTTCTGTAGGCGTGCCTCAGTATTTACACAGGGGAGAAAGAACCAGTACTCCCACTTCAGGTAGAGCTACTCATATTTCACGGCCCAGGAGGAGATCTCATTCAAGATCCAGAACGCCTTCACCCCATCCGTGGCATACACGGAGAGAGCGAAACTTTAGCACCAGAAGGCGTAGTAGATCTCCAGATTTAAGGTCTCATGCTAGAACGGAGCGAAGTTTTGGTGAAGATTTCTCATCTCCACAACAAGGCCACTGCCCCCCTGAACGGAGTTCTAGTAGATGGATAGATGTGCGAAGTTTTGGAGGTGAACAATCAAAGAACAAGTGGTCTCGTAAAGATAATTAG